The Kitasatospora sp. NBC_00374 genome has a segment encoding these proteins:
- a CDS encoding ABC transporter permease, producing the protein MTTPPSRRSRPGRLGGHLVGTYGLLALTGLLFLIFSLALPNTFPTLDNISSILSNQSIPAILALGATIPIVTGKFDLSIGFGLGLAHVVVLQLIVDGGWPWPLACLVVVLGGAAFGTLNGVIVEFGRIDSFIATLGTGSILYAFTGWITGGARIVPGAGGLPAAFTDLYDSKFLGLPVSAYYVLALTVVLWLLLERLPLGRYMYVIGSNTRAAELVGIPTRRYSVHAFAGSGLVVGFAGVLLAAQQQIGNPSVGIDYLLPAFVGALLGSTTIKPGRANALGTVVAVAVLAVGLAGIGQLGAAFWVIPLFNGATLLLAVGLAGYSARRRLRVGATEPRRSLAKPSAAPPTDGPPPQDTP; encoded by the coding sequence ATGACCACACCCCCCTCCCGCCGGTCCCGGCCGGGCCGCCTGGGCGGGCACCTCGTCGGCACCTACGGCCTGCTGGCCCTCACTGGCCTGCTGTTCCTGATCTTCTCGCTCGCCCTGCCGAACACCTTTCCCACCCTCGACAACATCTCTTCGATCCTGTCCAACCAGTCGATCCCCGCAATCCTCGCGCTCGGCGCGACGATCCCCATCGTCACCGGCAAGTTCGACCTGTCCATCGGCTTCGGTCTCGGCCTGGCCCACGTCGTGGTGCTGCAGCTCATCGTCGACGGTGGCTGGCCCTGGCCCCTCGCCTGCCTCGTGGTGGTCCTCGGCGGAGCGGCCTTCGGGACCCTCAACGGTGTCATCGTCGAGTTCGGGCGGATCGACTCCTTCATCGCCACGCTCGGCACCGGCAGCATCCTGTACGCCTTCACCGGCTGGATCACCGGCGGCGCTCGGATCGTCCCCGGTGCGGGCGGCCTGCCGGCTGCCTTCACCGACCTCTACGACTCCAAGTTCCTCGGCCTTCCGGTCTCCGCGTACTACGTGCTCGCTCTCACCGTCGTCCTGTGGCTGCTGCTGGAGCGGCTGCCACTCGGCCGGTACATGTACGTCATCGGCTCCAACACCCGCGCCGCCGAACTCGTCGGCATCCCCACCCGCCGATATAGTGTCCACGCCTTCGCCGGATCGGGCCTGGTCGTCGGGTTCGCCGGTGTCCTGCTCGCCGCGCAACAGCAGATCGGCAACCCGAGCGTCGGCATCGACTACCTCCTGCCCGCCTTCGTCGGCGCGCTGCTCGGCTCCACGACGATCAAGCCCGGACGGGCCAACGCCCTGGGTACCGTCGTCGCCGTCGCCGTCCTCGCCGTCGGCCTGGCCGGTATCGGCCAGCTCGGCGCCGCATTCTGGGTCATCCCGCTGTTCAACGGCGCGACCCTGCTCCTCGCCGTCGGCCTGGCCGGCTACTCCGCACGCCGCCGACTACGCGTCGGCGCCACCGAACCCCGCCGTTCACTCGCGAAGCCGTCGGCCGCGCCGCCGACGGACGGCCCTCCTCCCCAGGACACGCCATGA